The following are encoded in a window of Methanobrevibacter ruminantium M1 genomic DNA:
- a CDS encoding serine/threonine-protein kinase: protein MNYNQTKDMIEDYFHGQYEVLKFLGEGSFAQVFLVKQNFLNDKRAMKIIKEPLSNTKNIDHIFHEVQIASQLHHENILDIYDAGLIGDIAYFVLEYVSGGDLEDYRTSYLKANRPIPIHISLDIIKQILMGLGTLHSSNPIIIHRDLKTKNILMNYGDERLIVKISDFGFARELSSNADDFEVGGTKPYMAPECFNGVFSTRSDVYAVGVIFYLLLAGEFPYRLSDYVIGDIVDGKPWKIDLKPPSHFNQNVPKFVDKLVLKALDVNPNKRHIDAKDFENDLDKAIEKFKEYSYYKEYLNELKGLEELDELDNLGKLGELGEFGELKELEESSRIAELKESSKLGESNKDSKDQDHILNDNILEAFRLAKTEDGLDEASSILEKEVLKDYEIRKTYGKTLRLWKGDYPDAKLISEAFTVTLKGENYKLAIDLLREAFAYNPILKDTYGYYIDLWSIFIDLNKNKDFIISINRLENLMDRNDKIRDIYKDSIDTLKSYDEDRILNEAIDLADRGNLIDASKLLELLVVYDDEIRKDYAYKLSLWKQDLSM, encoded by the coding sequence TTGAATTATAATCAAACAAAAGACATGATAGAAGATTATTTCCATGGCCAATATGAGGTCTTAAAGTTTTTAGGGGAAGGATCATTCGCTCAAGTTTTCCTCGTAAAGCAAAACTTCCTAAACGATAAAAGAGCCATGAAAATAATCAAAGAACCACTTTCAAATACCAAAAATATCGACCATATCTTTCACGAAGTGCAAATAGCAAGCCAACTCCACCATGAGAATATATTGGATATATATGATGCCGGACTTATCGGAGATATTGCATACTTTGTTTTGGAGTATGTTTCCGGCGGAGACCTTGAGGACTATAGGACTTCATATCTTAAGGCCAACAGGCCAATTCCAATCCATATTTCCTTGGATATAATCAAGCAAATCCTTATGGGGCTAGGCACCCTTCACTCTTCAAATCCTATCATCATCCATAGGGACCTAAAGACAAAGAATATCCTTATGAATTATGGTGATGAAAGGCTGATTGTTAAGATATCCGATTTTGGCTTTGCAAGGGAGCTCAGTTCAAATGCAGATGATTTTGAGGTAGGTGGAACCAAGCCATATATGGCTCCTGAATGCTTTAATGGAGTGTTTTCAACAAGAAGCGATGTATATGCTGTTGGAGTTATATTCTATCTTCTTCTAGCAGGTGAATTTCCTTATAGGCTTTCTGATTATGTCATTGGTGATATAGTTGATGGAAAGCCATGGAAGATTGATTTGAAGCCTCCTAGCCATTTTAATCAAAACGTTCCTAAGTTTGTTGACAAGCTTGTATTGAAGGCATTGGATGTCAATCCAAACAAAAGGCATATTGATGCAAAGGACTTTGAAAATGATTTGGATAAGGCAATTGAAAAATTTAAGGAATATTCTTATTATAAGGAGTATTTGAATGAGCTTAAAGGACTTGAAGAACTGGATGAATTAGATAATTTAGGAAAATTGGGAGAATTAGGTGAATTTGGCGAATTAAAGGAATTGGAAGAATCTTCTAGGATTGCTGAATTAAAGGAATCTTCTAAATTAGGGGAATCTAATAAGGATTCTAAAGACCAAGACCATATCCTAAATGACAATATTCTAGAGGCATTCAGATTGGCTAAAACAGAGGATGGATTGGATGAGGCAAGTTCCATTCTTGAAAAGGAAGTCTTGAAGGATTATGAAATTAGAAAAACCTATGGAAAAACTCTTAGGTTATGGAAAGGGGATTATCCCGATGCCAAACTAATTTCAGAGGCTTTCACAGTTACACTTAAAGGAGAAAATTATAAATTGGCTATTGATCTTTTAAGAGAAGCCTTTGCATATAATCCTATATTGAAGGACACTTACGGTTACTACATAGATTTATGGAGTATTTTTATAGATTTAAATAAAAATAAGGATTTTATTATATCTATTAATCGATTAGAGAATCTTATGGATAGAAATGATAAGATAAGGGATATTTATAAGGATTCAATAGACACACTAAAAAGCTATGATGAGGATAGGATTTTGAATGAGGCAATTGATTTGGCTGATAGGGGTAATTTGATAGATGCTTCTAAGTTATTGGAGCTATTGGTAGTTTATGATGATGAAATAAGAAAGGATTATGCTTATAAATTGTCCTTGTGGAAACAGGACTTGAGTATGTGA
- a CDS encoding FHA domain-containing protein, with the protein MSEEEIDYTEFIDFEDSNLISFKLAAINNKVRFSILEILRDFQKLNMNKDKTFKKDPYYSRELNEILLKKYDINISLQMLGQHMKQLLTAGLIEEVPLKKEVPNKIGARNVKGYILKPDAFEELFLEINFLSDELLSFFDLYKINQKFHDEDYCILTIFNGADKGKTFKVHKDDTVLIGRKADFSKGDLASFAILLDNSYTAVSNVGKPHLKLFYKDDSWCILDEGSTNGTFIGQNEVATGRITPLKKNSFLKLSRGEGGAVIYCSF; encoded by the coding sequence ATGAGCGAAGAGGAAATTGACTATACAGAATTTATAGACTTTGAGGATTCCAATCTGATTTCATTTAAGCTGGCAGCAATCAACAACAAGGTCAGATTTTCCATACTCGAAATATTAAGGGATTTTCAAAAGCTCAACATGAATAAGGACAAGACATTCAAAAAAGACCCTTATTACTCTCGCGAACTTAATGAGATTCTTTTAAAGAAATATGATATTAATATTTCCCTTCAGATGTTAGGCCAGCATATGAAGCAGCTTTTGACAGCTGGCTTGATTGAAGAGGTTCCTCTAAAGAAAGAGGTTCCTAATAAGATAGGTGCCAGAAACGTCAAGGGATATATCCTAAAGCCTGATGCCTTTGAAGAGCTGTTTCTTGAAATCAACTTCCTCTCAGATGAGCTCTTAAGTTTCTTTGACTTATATAAGATAAACCAAAAGTTCCATGATGAGGACTACTGCATATTGACCATATTCAATGGAGCAGATAAGGGCAAGACATTTAAGGTCCATAAGGATGATACAGTCCTTATTGGAAGAAAAGCAGATTTCTCAAAAGGAGATCTTGCCTCATTTGCAATACTTTTAGACAATAGCTATACTGCAGTGAGCAATGTAGGCAAACCTCATCTAAAGTTATTCTATAAGGATGACAGTTGGTGCATATTGGATGAAGGAAGTACAAACGGTACTTTTATCGGACAAAATGAAGTTGCCACTGGCAGAATAACTCCTTTAAAGAAGAATTCATTTTTAAAATTATCCAGAGGTGAAGGAGGAGCAGTTATTTACTGTTCTTTCTAA
- a CDS encoding SIS domain-containing protein translates to MTNLELNILDLSLNELLRTVNKTESILKDQYDEIKEFRDIILTARNLRFDNGNDATIFLAGSGRSGFVAKFFAMRLMHLGFHVYVFGETLVPPVHDGDIILFISKSGGENAVTDSIESTKLENIKKSKSSPSKNNMIFENVKILSVCGSFDCYLASHSDAKIVIEAERDRKSTKEESERFDSLGFNSNELVIMGTGFEDSALLILDALVVEMMNNLGLCEEDLENNHENINRPKVSKK, encoded by the coding sequence ATGACTAATTTAGAATTAAATATCCTGGATTTAAGCTTAAATGAACTTTTAAGAACTGTAAATAAAACAGAATCAATTCTTAAAGACCAATATGATGAAATAAAGGAATTCAGAGACATTATCTTAACTGCTAGAAATTTACGCTTTGATAATGGAAATGATGCAACCATCTTTTTAGCAGGTTCTGGCAGGTCTGGTTTTGTAGCTAAGTTCTTTGCTATGAGATTGATGCATTTAGGCTTTCATGTATATGTTTTTGGCGAAACTTTAGTTCCTCCTGTTCATGATGGAGATATAATCTTATTCATATCAAAATCAGGTGGAGAGAATGCTGTAACCGATTCAATCGAATCCACCAAGCTTGAAAACATTAAAAAGTCCAAGAGTTCCCCTTCAAAAAACAATATGATCTTTGAGAATGTAAAGATTCTATCAGTTTGCGGAAGCTTTGACTGTTACTTGGCTAGCCACTCTGATGCTAAGATTGTCATTGAAGCAGAAAGGGATAGAAAATCCACCAAAGAAGAGTCTGAAAGATTTGATTCATTAGGATTTAACTCTAATGAGCTTGTAATCATGGGAACTGGATTTGAAGACTCTGCATTATTGATTCTTGACGCTTTAGTTGTAGAGATGATGAACAATCTAGGTCTTTGCGAAGAGGACTTGGAAAACAATCATGAGAATATTAATAGGCCTAAAGTGTCTAAAAAATAA
- a CDS encoding RNA-splicing ligase RtcB: protein MFELSGKYNTAKVFADNIDNDSVSQIIQFLNQPIAKDQSIRMMPDVHAGSNCVIGTTMTITDKAVPNLVGSDIGCGMETVYLDTDEIDFNRFDEIVRKYVPHGYDIRENPHPYIKKLRLTEMRCYFDLEAGSQGNFSLGTLGGGNHFIEVGKDKEENLVLVVHTGSRRIGADVCEYYQNQALKSFKRMHKTATNKELIYCEGQLFEDYIHDMKIMQEFASWNRKAIIETILSHYGMDYTDSFTTIHNYIDTDHNQMILRKGAVSAYKGEKLLIPINMREGSLICKGKGNKDWNCSAPHGAGRLMSRREAKDKISLKEYENAMKGIFTNSVNRGTIDESPMAYKPIEAIVNNIQDTVEIIDIIKPVYNFKA from the coding sequence ATGTTTGAATTAAGTGGAAAGTACAATACAGCTAAAGTCTTTGCAGACAATATAGACAATGACAGCGTATCTCAAATAATTCAATTTCTCAATCAGCCTATAGCTAAGGACCAATCCATCCGAATGATGCCAGATGTCCATGCAGGAAGCAATTGTGTAATCGGAACCACAATGACAATCACAGACAAGGCAGTTCCAAACCTTGTAGGCTCAGACATTGGCTGCGGTATGGAAACAGTCTATCTTGACACAGATGAAATAGATTTCAATCGCTTTGATGAGATAGTCCGCAAATACGTCCCTCATGGCTATGACATTAGGGAAAATCCTCATCCATACATAAAGAAACTAAGACTCACTGAAATGAGATGCTATTTCGATCTTGAAGCAGGAAGCCAAGGCAATTTTTCCTTAGGAACCCTTGGAGGAGGAAATCACTTCATTGAAGTTGGAAAGGACAAAGAGGAAAACTTAGTCCTTGTCGTCCACACAGGAAGTAGAAGAATCGGTGCAGACGTATGCGAATACTATCAAAACCAGGCATTGAAGAGCTTTAAAAGAATGCATAAGACTGCAACAAACAAGGAACTCATATACTGTGAAGGCCAATTGTTTGAGGACTATATCCATGACATGAAGATAATGCAGGAATTTGCAAGCTGGAACAGGAAGGCAATCATCGAAACCATTCTCAGCCATTATGGAATGGACTATACAGACAGCTTTACAACAATTCACAATTACATAGACACAGACCATAATCAAATGATCTTGCGAAAAGGAGCGGTTTCAGCTTACAAAGGAGAAAAGCTATTGATTCCAATTAATATGAGAGAAGGTTCCTTAATCTGTAAGGGAAAAGGGAATAAGGATTGGAATTGCTCTGCTCCACATGGTGCGGGAAGGCTGATGAGCAGAAGAGAGGCAAAGGACAAGATCTCTTTAAAAGAATATGAAAATGCAATGAAAGGAATTTTTACAAATTCAGTAAACAGAGGAACCATTGATGAGTCTCCAATGGCTTATAAGCCAATTGAAGCCATTGTAAACAATATTCAAGACACTGTTGAAATTATTGATATTATTAAGCCTGTTTATAACTTTAAGGCTTAA
- a CDS encoding adhesin-like protein — protein sequence MNFTEFEELLGGEAKEISLYEDVILESDEDYRRGIELKRDGLVIDGKGHVIDAMERAKAFHIQGDNITIKNLKFKNAVSHKGNGGGAIENVGKELSIKNSHFFNNCSLGPLGGGAICSFEDMNINDCIFESNTSVRSDGGAIYLETFFKPNVTVIMKNCSFKNNYADGGFKDFGSNAGAIFNKNANLYLFDCNFEDNGVVSAYDSSSESIQNKNGIITMDNCCFNTRESHSIFNLGFLLINSSRFYHHPENLEIQGSIFNRGFVGLLYGERNQYKVELDGKVLDSSDIGDLINEYKKTYNLDTKEVGFIFKKNIIESINDLSSDNFNLEDFNLGDINLSDYKDDEYLMDLLKNKIDLIYSGDFEDSDESI from the coding sequence ATGAATTTTACGGAATTTGAAGAATTATTGGGCGGCGAAGCAAAGGAGATCTCTCTTTATGAGGATGTCATTTTAGAAAGTGATGAAGATTACAGAAGAGGCATTGAACTCAAGAGAGATGGCTTAGTCATTGACGGCAAGGGACATGTCATTGATGCAATGGAAAGGGCAAAGGCATTCCATATTCAAGGAGATAATATAACTATAAAAAACCTTAAGTTTAAAAATGCCGTTTCTCATAAGGGCAATGGGGGAGGAGCCATTGAGAATGTGGGAAAAGAATTATCCATAAAAAATTCTCATTTTTTCAATAATTGTTCACTGGGTCCTCTTGGCGGCGGAGCTATTTGCAGCTTTGAAGATATGAATATAAATGATTGCATATTTGAATCTAACACTTCAGTAAGATCTGATGGCGGTGCAATATATTTGGAGACTTTTTTTAAGCCTAATGTAACTGTCATAATGAAAAATTGCAGCTTTAAAAATAATTATGCAGATGGCGGGTTTAAGGATTTTGGCTCTAATGCCGGTGCAATATTTAATAAAAACGCTAATTTATATTTATTTGATTGCAATTTTGAAGATAATGGGGTGGTGAGCGCTTATGATTCAAGCAGTGAATCGATTCAAAATAAAAATGGCATTATAACCATGGACAATTGCTGCTTTAATACCAGAGAGTCCCATTCCATATTCAATCTTGGATTTTTGTTAATCAATAGTTCCAGATTTTATCATCATCCGGAAAATCTTGAAATTCAAGGTTCGATTTTCAATCGAGGCTTTGTAGGATTATTATATGGGGAAAGAAACCAATATAAAGTGGAATTAGATGGAAAGGTACTGGATAGCTCAGATATTGGTGATTTAATCAATGAGTATAAGAAGACATACAATCTCGATACAAAAGAAGTTGGCTTCATCTTTAAAAAGAATATTATTGAATCCATTAATGATTTAAGTTCGGATAACTTTAATTTAGAGGATTTCAATTTAGGCGATATTAATTTATCTGACTATAAAGATGACGAATATTTGATGGATTTATTAAAAAATAAAATTGATTTGATTTACTCTGGAGATTTTGAAGACTCTGATGAATCTATTTAA
- a CDS encoding BspA family leucine-rich repeat surface protein produces MNTDYLKEFEELNHTTESLFDLGISGLLIILKDGTNLTSWSELSNPDDILYLSADFRCKENYTEFSNFKNAKVLILQNYVRPNFGVGSLFFKEADLITKLSTWHSLVAFYGINWDISSTDSLKNMFANCLSLEYAYFEDWDTSHIRNFWGMFVACCSLKAIDGMENWDLSSAENMESMFESCMSLEDISFLSDWDMSNVENIFEMFRDCYSLKDASCLNWKFKNLKNGDNLFANCRKLESFPSWYDDEFINQFGIRNQLNLIDDDSFFYKIAGGFDPQDIFIAVGYIRDEECLKRLLRDSSVHFYARRAALLNPNLNDTEILEEFADSKDYVERAYAIENPNFTNIGIIRRLANNDKSHLVRFKAENKLKELKSEGLEIIEDYPREFKQAFEGHDRERASLVLSQWRGYDSTDANFILAKVISDSSDEEIEFSETFEAYIISMEEKPQDPSLFNWFSSTAVECMEKRVDEDIGFSQLFNNMYKSHMNSTDYATAFLDFFQDILENDRVEKLNLLRGLVDSWDTDCPDDANMHCAYVILNIKKISKDELEDRIAKAKVCIPENLNSYPKLMAFMNAVLEADK; encoded by the coding sequence ATGAATACGGATTATCTTAAGGAATTTGAAGAGTTGAATCACACTACAGAAAGCCTATTTGATTTGGGAATCTCTGGGCTTTTAATCATTTTAAAGGACGGAACAAATCTGACCAGCTGGAGTGAGCTAAGCAATCCTGATGATATCTTATATCTAAGTGCAGACTTCCGGTGTAAGGAAAATTACACTGAATTTAGTAATTTTAAAAATGCAAAGGTGCTTATCCTACAGAATTATGTCCGCCCCAATTTTGGAGTGGGCAGCTTGTTTTTCAAAGAGGCAGATCTAATTACTAAACTGTCTACTTGGCATTCATTGGTGGCTTTCTATGGAATAAACTGGGACATCTCCAGCACTGATTCTTTAAAGAATATGTTTGCCAATTGCCTTTCATTGGAATATGCATATTTTGAGGATTGGGACACTTCCCATATTCGTAACTTTTGGGGAATGTTTGTTGCCTGCTGCAGCTTAAAGGCCATAGATGGAATGGAGAATTGGGACTTGAGCTCTGCAGAGAATATGGAATCCATGTTTGAGTCCTGCATGTCCTTGGAAGACATTTCATTCCTATCTGACTGGGACATGTCCAATGTGGAAAACATCTTTGAAATGTTTAGGGATTGCTATAGCCTAAAGGATGCAAGCTGCTTGAATTGGAAATTTAAGAATCTAAAAAATGGTGACAATCTATTTGCCAACTGCAGAAAGCTTGAAAGCTTTCCAAGCTGGTATGATGATGAGTTCATCAATCAATTCGGCATCAGAAATCAGCTAAACCTTATTGATGACGATTCATTTTTCTATAAGATTGCAGGGGGATTCGACCCCCAGGACATTTTCATAGCAGTAGGATATATCAGGGATGAAGAATGCCTGAAAAGATTGCTTAGAGATTCCTCTGTCCATTTTTATGCAAGAAGGGCCGCTCTTTTAAATCCAAACTTAAATGACACAGAGATTTTAGAGGAATTTGCAGATAGCAAGGATTATGTGGAAAGGGCCTATGCAATTGAAAATCCTAATTTCACCAATATTGGAATCATAAGAAGGCTTGCCAATAATGATAAAAGTCATTTGGTCCGCTTCAAGGCAGAGAATAAGTTAAAAGAGCTTAAAAGTGAAGGACTTGAAATAATAGAGGATTATCCTAGAGAGTTCAAGCAAGCCTTTGAAGGTCATGACAGAGAAAGGGCATCTCTAGTCTTATCCCAATGGAGAGGATATGATTCCACAGATGCTAATTTTATTCTGGCCAAGGTTATTTCAGACTCTTCAGATGAGGAAATAGAATTCAGCGAAACCTTTGAAGCCTATATTATATCAATGGAGGAAAAACCACAAGACCCATCATTATTTAATTGGTTTAGTTCCACAGCTGTAGAATGTATGGAAAAAAGGGTGGATGAGGATATTGGATTCTCCCAGTTGTTTAACAATATGTATAAGTCACATATGAACTCAACTGATTATGCAACGGCCTTTTTAGACTTTTTCCAAGATATTCTTGAAAATGATCGCGTCGAAAAGTTGAATCTGCTTAGGGGTCTAGTTGATTCTTGGGATACTGACTGTCCTGATGACGCCAATATGCACTGCGCTTATGTTATTTTAAATATAAAAAAGATTTCTAAAGATGAATTGGAGGATAGAATAGCGAAGGCTAAAGTTTGCATTCCAGAAAATTTGAATTCATATCCTAAACTGATGGCCTTTATGAATGCAGTATTGGAGGCAGATAAATAG
- a CDS encoding tetratricopeptide repeat protein: protein MELEERIEEALEYIQNDSNYALELFNGILKEDPHNINALNGKGSALMKLHRNQEALDAFNDSLSVEENPSAYLNKGIILKINGDYRNALKSFDRALNYNPRLASIVSLLKNEILEIFEKESTDISLLYDFNESCTALIKKAYGYKNQGLLWDALDCLEEAVKQDPKSENSINDIIKKLILTIKKEFLYKEINSKSTKIDKLKFQTIKSIIVEDNPHKTLLLTNKIFEINENDLDALNYQGIAYFSLGEYIKSIESFDKCLSINPNYTYCSFNKGLVLRRMGLLNESLDCFNKVMNESDFLNKVKPFQEEVLTKI from the coding sequence ATGGAACTTGAAGAAAGAATTGAAGAAGCTTTAGAATATATTCAAAATGATAGCAATTATGCATTGGAACTTTTCAATGGGATTCTAAAGGAAGACCCCCATAATATAAATGCTCTCAATGGCAAAGGGTCAGCCCTTATGAAGCTGCATAGAAACCAAGAGGCTCTAGATGCATTTAATGACTCATTATCCGTTGAAGAAAATCCTTCTGCATATCTCAATAAAGGGATCATACTGAAAATCAATGGAGACTATAGGAATGCATTGAAATCCTTTGATAGGGCATTGAACTATAATCCCCGATTGGCTTCCATTGTGAGTCTGCTCAAAAACGAAATACTGGAAATCTTTGAGAAGGAATCTACGGATATAAGTTTGCTATATGATTTCAATGAAAGCTGTACAGCACTGATTAAAAAAGCTTATGGCTATAAAAACCAAGGCCTTCTCTGGGATGCTCTAGACTGCTTGGAGGAAGCCGTTAAACAAGATCCAAAATCTGAAAATTCCATAAATGACATCATTAAAAAACTTATTTTAACCATCAAGAAAGAATTCTTATACAAAGAAATAAATTCCAAAAGCACCAAAATCGACAAATTGAAATTTCAAACAATTAAAAGCATAATTGTTGAAGACAATCCCCATAAAACATTACTGCTTACAAATAAGATATTTGAAATAAATGAAAATGATTTAGATGCCTTAAACTATCAGGGCATTGCCTATTTTAGCTTGGGAGAATATATTAAATCGATAGAATCATTTGATAAATGCTTATCCATTAATCCCAATTATACTTACTGCTCATTTAATAAAGGACTCGTTTTAAGAAGAATGGGACTCTTAAACGAGTCTTTAGACTGTTTTAATAAAGTGATGAATGAATCTGATTTTTTAAATAAGGTTAAGCCATTTCAAGAAGAGGTTTTAACTAAGATATAG
- a CDS encoding YigZ family protein, translating to MKTIAKPFQNSIDIKKSQFICRLFPAQTEKEAKDIIKEISEEYKDATHNCTAYVVSDGEGYDDNGEPGGTAGRPMLNVLKKNEINNVVAIVTRYFGGIKLGAGGLVRAYSKSVLECLAIAEIVEMELYELFRFTFEYQDIKAIDAEVRAKNLAVIEKQYEAQVIYFVATDNVGIVKSVQDKLAKQVKIEHLGSRYLEKIV from the coding sequence ATGAAAACAATAGCAAAGCCTTTCCAGAATTCAATAGACATAAAGAAATCTCAATTCATCTGTCGCCTTTTTCCTGCACAGACTGAAAAAGAGGCTAAAGATATTATAAAAGAGATATCTGAAGAGTATAAGGATGCCACACATAACTGCACTGCTTATGTTGTAAGCGATGGGGAAGGCTATGATGATAATGGAGAGCCTGGAGGAACTGCAGGAAGGCCTATGCTGAATGTCCTAAAGAAAAATGAGATAAATAATGTGGTTGCCATTGTCACAAGATATTTCGGTGGAATCAAGCTAGGAGCAGGAGGGCTTGTGAGAGCATATAGCAAATCTGTTCTTGAATGCTTGGCAATTGCTGAGATAGTTGAAATGGAACTTTATGAACTCTTTAGGTTCACTTTTGAATATCAGGACATTAAGGCAATTGATGCTGAGGTTAGGGCCAAGAATTTGGCTGTAATTGAAAAGCAGTATGAAGCACAGGTCATTTATTTTGTTGCAACAGATAATGTTGGCATTGTTAAAAGCGTTCAAGATAAATTGGCTAAACAGGTAAAAATAGAGCATCTAGGCAGCAGATACTTGGAAAAAATAGTTTAA